A window from Mycolicibacterium tokaiense encodes these proteins:
- a CDS encoding peptidylprolyl isomerase, with protein sequence MTSSIQTATATLHTNRGDIKIALFGNHAPKTVANFVGLAQGTKEYSRENASGSTSGPFYDGAVFHRVIDGFMIQGGDPTGTGRGGPGYQFADEFHPELQFDKPYLLAMANAGPGTNGSQFFITVGKTPHLNRRHTIFGEVVDPESQKVVDAIATTATDRNDRPNEPVVIESITIS encoded by the coding sequence GTGACTAGCTCCATACAGACTGCCACTGCAACGCTGCACACCAACCGCGGCGACATCAAGATCGCGCTGTTCGGCAACCACGCCCCCAAGACCGTCGCCAACTTCGTCGGCCTGGCTCAGGGCACCAAGGAGTACTCGCGCGAGAACGCTTCCGGCAGCACGTCCGGACCGTTCTACGACGGGGCGGTGTTCCACCGGGTGATCGACGGCTTCATGATCCAGGGTGGCGACCCCACCGGCACCGGCCGCGGCGGCCCGGGTTACCAGTTCGCCGACGAGTTCCACCCCGAGCTGCAGTTCGACAAGCCGTACCTGCTGGCCATGGCCAACGCCGGGCCGGGCACCAACGGCTCGCAGTTCTTCATCACCGTCGGCAAGACGCCGCACCTGAACCGTCGGCACACCATCTTCGGTGAGGTCGTCGATCCCGAGTCGCAGAAGGTGGTGGATGCCATCGCCACCACGGCCACCGATCGCAACGACCGCCCGAACGAGCCGGTGGTCATCGAATCGATCACCATTTCTTGA
- a CDS encoding PH domain-containing protein, whose amino-acid sequence MTSAQQTSWGPKPIGVAALGAVGVLMAIAGVTVVTDPPGRLLVGVAALGLIVFASFSWRARPKLAITEAGLQIRGWFSARVLERADISLIRITEFRRIGRKNQLLEIESTDDRLHVFTRWDLGTSPLEVLDALTAAGFGTSARP is encoded by the coding sequence ATGACTTCTGCCCAGCAAACTAGTTGGGGACCCAAACCAATCGGCGTCGCAGCTCTGGGTGCCGTGGGTGTGCTGATGGCTATCGCCGGTGTGACTGTGGTCACAGACCCGCCGGGCCGTCTTCTGGTGGGGGTTGCCGCACTGGGTCTGATTGTGTTTGCAAGCTTCTCGTGGCGTGCACGGCCCAAGCTGGCTATCACCGAAGCTGGGCTACAGATTCGCGGCTGGTTCTCGGCGCGGGTGCTGGAGCGCGCTGACATCTCGTTGATCCGCATCACCGAGTTCAGGCGGATCGGCCGCAAGAATCAGTTACTCGAGATCGAATCCACCGACGACCGGCTGCACGTGTTCACGCGGTGGGACTTGGGGACCAGCCCGCTCGAGGTGCTCGACGCCCTCACCGCGGCCGGTTTTGGGACTTCGGCGCGCCCGTAA
- the crgA gene encoding cell division protein CrgA: MPKSKVRKKNDFTVNPVSRTPVKVKAGPSPVWFVVFFISLMLIGLAWLLVYQLASSELQWMADLGPWNYAIAFAFMITGLLLTMRWR; this comes from the coding sequence ATGCCCAAGTCCAAGGTTCGCAAGAAGAACGACTTCACCGTCAACCCGGTCAGCCGCACCCCGGTGAAGGTGAAAGCCGGGCCGTCACCGGTGTGGTTCGTCGTGTTTTTCATCAGCCTGATGCTGATCGGCCTGGCCTGGCTGCTGGTGTACCAACTGGCCTCGTCCGAGCTGCAGTGGATGGCGGATCTGGGGCCGTGGAACTACGCGATCGCTTTTGCTTTCATGATCACCGGTCTTTTGCTGACGATGCGGTGGCGGTGA
- a CDS encoding DUF881 domain-containing protein, whose protein sequence is MESQPTRTRAGVWRWGVPVVCLLAGLLLAATHGVSGGDEIRRSDAPRLVDLVRQSQRSVDRLSAQRDELAAAVDNTHGGSSDRALAAMEQRAAELSEEASVDPVHGPGLVVTLTDAQRDANGRFPRDASPDDLVVHQQDIQAVLNALWTAGAEAIQMQDQRIIGTSAPRCVGNTLLLNGRTYSPPYTVTAIGDVDAMQAALADAPLVTLYKQYVVRFGLGYTEQVSDDLEIVGHTAPLRMRYAQPIGPIGY, encoded by the coding sequence ATGGAATCGCAGCCCACCCGAACCCGCGCCGGTGTGTGGCGCTGGGGTGTGCCGGTGGTGTGCCTGCTGGCCGGTCTGCTGTTGGCGGCCACGCACGGCGTGTCCGGCGGCGACGAGATCCGCCGCAGCGACGCTCCCCGCCTGGTGGACCTGGTGCGCCAATCCCAGCGGTCTGTGGACCGCCTCAGCGCCCAGCGCGACGAACTCGCCGCGGCCGTCGACAACACCCACGGCGGGTCCTCCGACCGCGCCCTGGCCGCCATGGAGCAGCGGGCCGCGGAGCTGTCCGAAGAAGCCAGCGTGGACCCGGTACACGGCCCAGGCCTGGTGGTCACCCTCACCGACGCGCAGCGCGACGCCAACGGGCGCTTCCCGCGCGACGCCTCCCCCGACGACCTGGTGGTGCACCAGCAGGACATCCAGGCGGTGCTCAACGCCCTGTGGACGGCCGGCGCGGAGGCCATCCAGATGCAGGACCAGCGAATCATCGGCACTTCGGCACCGCGCTGCGTCGGCAACACCCTGTTGCTGAACGGCCGGACCTACAGCCCGCCCTACACCGTCACCGCCATCGGCGACGTCGATGCCATGCAGGCCGCGCTGGCCGATGCCCCGCTGGTCACGCTCTACAAGCAGTACGTGGTGCGCTTCGGCCTCGGCTACACCGAGCAGGTGAGCGACGACCTCGAGATCGTCGGGCACACCGCGCCGCTGCGGATGCGCTACGCCCAGCCGATCGGGCCGATCGGCTACTGA
- a CDS encoding aminodeoxychorismate/anthranilate synthase component II — translation MRVLVVDNYDSFVFNLVQYLGQLGVEAEVWRNDDQRLATDALIAQAAADFDGILLSPGPGTPERAGASIPLVRATADTGTPLLGVCLGHQAIGVAFGGTVDRAPELLHGKTSTVFHTNVGVFQGLPDPFTATRYHSLTILPETVPDQLEVTARTESGVVMGVRHAELPIHGVQFHPESILTEGGHRMLANWLAVCGQAPDEGLVTRLETEVADAVAAATARSSA, via the coding sequence GTGCGTGTCCTCGTCGTCGACAATTACGACAGCTTCGTGTTCAACCTCGTGCAGTACCTCGGCCAGCTGGGCGTCGAGGCCGAGGTCTGGCGCAATGACGACCAGCGGCTGGCCACCGATGCCCTGATCGCCCAGGCTGCCGCCGACTTCGACGGCATCCTGCTGTCCCCCGGCCCGGGCACCCCGGAGCGGGCCGGCGCCTCCATTCCCCTGGTCCGTGCGACCGCGGACACCGGCACTCCCCTGCTCGGTGTCTGCCTGGGTCACCAGGCCATCGGGGTGGCGTTCGGCGGCACCGTGGACCGGGCACCTGAGTTGCTGCACGGCAAGACCAGCACCGTGTTCCACACCAATGTGGGGGTCTTCCAGGGCCTGCCGGACCCCTTCACGGCCACTCGCTACCACTCGCTGACCATCCTGCCCGAGACCGTGCCTGATCAGCTCGAGGTGACGGCGCGGACCGAGAGCGGAGTGGTGATGGGCGTGCGGCACGCCGAGCTGCCCATCCACGGCGTGCAGTTCCACCCGGAGTCCATCCTCACCGAGGGCGGCCACCGCATGCTGGCCAACTGGCTCGCGGTGTGTGGGCAGGCCCCCGACGAGGGCCTGGTCACCCGGCTGGAGACCGAGGTGGCCGACGCAGTAGCTGCGGCTACTGCGCGAAGCTCAGCGTGA
- the pknB gene encoding Stk1 family PASTA domain-containing Ser/Thr kinase: MTTPELLSGRYELGEILGFGGMSEVHLARDTRLHRDVAVKVLRADLARDPSFYLRFRREAQNAAALNHPAIVAVYDTGEAETATGPLPYIVMEYVDGVTLRDIVHNDGPMPPKRAIEVIADACQALNFSHQHGIIHRDVKPANIMISKTGAVKVMDFGIARALADSHSVTQTAAVIGTAQYLSPEQAKGESVDARSDVYALGCVLYEVLTGEPPFVGDTPVAVAYQHVREDPVPPSARRSSIPPELDAVVLKALAKNPDNRYQSAAEMRSDLVRVHSGQPPEAPKVFTDAERTSFLTSPVAPRDREATDQLSRAQAHYVEPPPEDRSGGSVAKWVVAVAVLAVLTVAVTLAINFLGGETRAVQVPDVTGQSADDAIVVLQNAGFRTRTQNQPDSEVPPDRVIGTDPASGASVAAGDEITVNISTGPEQRSVPDVSGLSYNDARQRLNEAGFENVTRSASVSTPELKDRALQTNPPANQTSAITNQITVVIGSGPGSRVVPDCTGLSVDDCRTVLTQTGFTNITPVDVDSTRPAGTILGTNPAAGQNVPVDTVVQIQVSRGNQFTMPNLRGQFWDDAQPLLRSLGWTGTMIKLPNAQNSGVPTNGVVTQDPASGEAVNNDANITLSFAQ; encoded by the coding sequence ATGACCACCCCTGAGCTGCTGTCCGGGCGTTACGAGCTCGGCGAGATCCTCGGCTTCGGCGGGATGTCCGAGGTGCACCTGGCCCGCGACACCCGTCTGCACCGCGATGTCGCCGTGAAGGTGCTGCGCGCCGACCTGGCCCGTGACCCCAGCTTCTACCTGCGCTTCCGCCGTGAGGCGCAGAACGCGGCCGCGCTGAACCACCCGGCCATCGTGGCGGTCTACGACACCGGCGAGGCCGAGACCGCAACTGGTCCGCTGCCGTACATCGTCATGGAGTACGTCGACGGTGTGACGTTGCGCGACATCGTGCACAACGACGGCCCGATGCCGCCCAAGCGGGCCATCGAGGTGATCGCCGACGCCTGTCAGGCACTGAACTTCAGTCACCAGCACGGCATCATCCACCGCGATGTGAAGCCGGCGAACATCATGATCTCCAAGACCGGCGCGGTGAAGGTGATGGACTTCGGCATCGCCCGCGCGCTGGCCGATTCCCACAGCGTCACCCAGACCGCCGCCGTCATCGGCACGGCCCAGTACCTGTCACCCGAGCAGGCCAAAGGCGAGTCCGTGGACGCCCGCTCCGACGTATACGCCCTGGGCTGCGTGCTCTACGAGGTGCTCACCGGTGAGCCGCCGTTTGTCGGGGACACCCCGGTGGCCGTGGCGTACCAGCACGTTCGCGAGGATCCGGTGCCGCCGTCGGCCCGCCGTTCCTCCATTCCGCCCGAGCTGGACGCCGTGGTGCTCAAGGCGCTGGCCAAGAACCCGGACAATCGCTACCAGAGCGCGGCGGAGATGCGTTCCGACCTGGTCCGCGTGCACTCCGGGCAGCCCCCGGAAGCACCCAAGGTATTCACCGACGCCGAGCGCACGTCGTTCCTGACCTCCCCGGTGGCACCCCGCGACCGCGAGGCCACCGATCAGCTGTCCCGTGCCCAGGCGCATTACGTCGAGCCGCCGCCGGAGGACCGCTCGGGTGGGTCGGTGGCCAAGTGGGTGGTGGCCGTCGCGGTGCTGGCGGTGCTGACCGTGGCGGTGACGCTGGCGATCAACTTCCTCGGGGGCGAGACACGTGCCGTCCAGGTCCCCGACGTGACCGGTCAGTCCGCCGACGACGCCATCGTGGTGCTGCAGAACGCCGGGTTCCGCACCCGGACCCAGAACCAGCCCGACTCCGAGGTCCCCCCGGACCGGGTCATCGGCACCGATCCGGCTTCCGGAGCGTCGGTGGCCGCAGGCGATGAGATCACCGTGAACATCTCCACCGGCCCCGAGCAACGGTCGGTGCCGGATGTCTCCGGGCTGTCCTACAACGACGCCCGGCAGCGGCTCAACGAGGCCGGCTTCGAGAACGTCACGCGCAGCGCGTCGGTATCCACCCCGGAGCTCAAGGACCGGGCGCTGCAGACCAACCCGCCGGCCAACCAGACCTCGGCCATCACCAACCAAATCACGGTGGTCATCGGTTCTGGACCGGGCAGCCGCGTGGTGCCCGACTGCACCGGGCTCAGCGTCGACGACTGCCGGACGGTGCTGACCCAGACCGGCTTCACCAACATCACGCCGGTGGACGTCGACAGCACCCGGCCCGCGGGCACCATCCTCGGCACCAACCCGGCCGCGGGGCAGAACGTCCCCGTCGACACGGTGGTCCAGATCCAGGTGTCACGCGGCAACCAGTTCACCATGCCGAACCTGCGGGGCCAGTTCTGGGACGACGCTCAGCCGTTGCTGCGCTCACTCGGCTGGACGGGCACCATGATCAAGCTGCCGAATGCGCAGAACAGCGGTGTGCCCACCAATGGGGTCGTGACTCAGGACCCCGCGTCCGGGGAAGCGGTCAACAACGACGCCAACATCACGCTGAGCTTCGCGCAGTAG
- a CDS encoding protein kinase domain-containing protein, which translates to MSPRVGVTLSGRYRLQRLIATGGMGQVWEAVDSRLGRRVAVKVLKAEYSSDPEFVERFRAEARTVAMLNHPGIASVHDYGETEMDGEGRTAYLVMELVNGEPLNSVIKRTGRLSLRHALDMLEQTGRALQVAHTAGLVHRDVKPGNILITPTGQVKLTDFGIAKAVDAAPVTQTGMVMGTAQYIAPEQALGHDATAASDVYSLGVVGYEAVSGKRPFTGDGALTVAMKHIKETPAPLPADLPPNVRELIEITLVKNPGMRYRSGGPFADAVAAVRAGRRPPRPNQAPTIGRAAPAAIPGSSPRIPAGPPTNARAAGTRARPASGSHRPPPARRTFSSGQRALLWAAGVLGALAIVIAVLIVVNARENNLDQNETPPTVTDTVTPPPPGEPDSTEPAPATPSNWTPDAQIGNPGEKPGQPFLVTDLLYEPHEIVR; encoded by the coding sequence ATGAGTCCCCGCGTTGGAGTGACGCTCTCCGGCCGTTACCGCCTGCAGCGCCTGATCGCCACCGGCGGCATGGGCCAGGTCTGGGAGGCCGTCGACAGCCGGCTGGGTCGACGCGTCGCCGTGAAGGTCCTCAAGGCCGAGTACTCGTCGGACCCGGAGTTCGTCGAGCGGTTCCGCGCCGAGGCCCGCACCGTCGCGATGCTCAACCACCCCGGGATCGCCAGCGTGCACGATTACGGTGAGACCGAGATGGACGGCGAAGGCCGCACTGCCTACCTGGTGATGGAACTGGTCAACGGCGAACCGTTGAACTCGGTGATCAAACGCACGGGGCGGCTGTCGCTGCGCCACGCCCTGGACATGCTGGAGCAGACCGGTCGCGCGCTGCAGGTGGCCCACACCGCCGGGCTGGTGCACCGCGACGTCAAGCCGGGCAACATCCTGATCACGCCCACCGGGCAGGTGAAGCTCACCGACTTCGGCATCGCGAAGGCCGTCGACGCCGCCCCGGTGACGCAGACCGGCATGGTGATGGGCACCGCGCAGTACATCGCCCCCGAGCAGGCCCTGGGCCATGACGCCACCGCCGCCTCCGACGTCTACTCGTTGGGAGTCGTTGGCTACGAAGCGGTTTCGGGCAAGCGTCCGTTCACCGGTGACGGCGCCCTGACCGTGGCGATGAAGCACATCAAGGAGACCCCGGCACCGCTGCCGGCGGATCTGCCGCCCAACGTGCGCGAGCTCATCGAGATCACCTTGGTGAAGAACCCCGGCATGCGTTACCGCAGCGGCGGGCCGTTCGCCGACGCCGTGGCCGCCGTCCGCGCGGGCCGGCGTCCACCGCGTCCCAACCAGGCTCCGACCATCGGCCGCGCTGCGCCGGCGGCCATCCCCGGATCGTCGCCCCGGATCCCGGCCGGCCCGCCCACCAATGCCCGCGCGGCCGGCACCCGTGCGCGGCCCGCCTCCGGCAGCCACCGGCCGCCGCCGGCCCGGCGCACCTTCTCCAGCGGCCAGCGGGCCCTGCTGTGGGCGGCGGGTGTGCTCGGCGCGCTCGCGATCGTGATCGCGGTGCTCATCGTGGTCAACGCCCGCGAGAACAACCTGGACCAGAACGAGACGCCGCCCACGGTGACCGACACCGTGACACCCCCGCCGCCGGGGGAGCCCGACAGCACCGAACCGGCCCCCGCCACGCCGTCGAACTGGACTCCGGACGCGCAGATCGGTAATCCTGGTGAAAAGCCAGGGCAGCCCTTCCTGGTGACCGACCTGCTCTATGAGCCTCACGAGATAGTGCGATGA
- the pbpA gene encoding D,D-transpeptidase PbpA, protein MNTSLRRVSVTIMALIVVLLANATLTQVFTADGLRADPRNQRVLLDEYSRQRGQISAGGQLMAYSQSTDGRYRFLRTYPNPFVYAPITGFYSLSFSSTGLERAEDTVLNGSDQRLFGRRLADFFTGRDPRGGNVDTTIVPRVQQAAWDAMEKGCNGGPCVGAVAAIEPATGKILALVSAPSYDPNQLATHDITKQNAAWEQLRDDPASPLTNRAVSERYPPGSTFKVVTTAAALENGIDVGDQFTSAPSIPLPDSTVTLENYGGNPCGSGPTATLQEAFARSCNTAFVQLGLRLGSEALRNTAESFGLDDPPPTIPLQVAESTVGPITDSAALGMSSIGQKDVAMTPLQNAVVAATVANGGVTMTPYLVDSLKAPDLSNISTTAPTEQRRAVSAQVATKLTDLMVAAEQNTQQRGAISGVQIASKTGTAEHGTDPRNTPPHAWYIAFAPAKDPKVAVAVLVENGGDRLDATGGAVAAPIGRAVIAAALQGGS, encoded by the coding sequence ATGAACACCTCTCTGCGCCGCGTCTCGGTGACCATCATGGCGTTGATCGTCGTGCTGCTGGCCAACGCCACCCTGACGCAGGTCTTCACCGCCGACGGTCTGCGCGCCGACCCGCGCAACCAGCGGGTGCTGCTCGACGAATACTCCCGTCAGCGCGGGCAGATCTCCGCAGGCGGGCAGTTGATGGCCTACTCACAGTCCACCGACGGCCGCTACCGTTTCCTGCGGACGTACCCGAATCCCTTTGTGTATGCGCCGATCACGGGGTTCTACTCGCTGAGCTTCTCCAGCACCGGTCTGGAGCGCGCCGAGGACACCGTGCTCAACGGCTCCGACCAACGACTGTTCGGCCGCCGGCTGGCCGACTTCTTCACCGGCCGCGACCCGCGCGGCGGCAACGTCGACACCACCATCGTGCCCCGGGTCCAGCAGGCCGCCTGGGACGCCATGGAGAAGGGGTGCAACGGCGGCCCGTGCGTCGGCGCCGTCGCGGCGATCGAACCGGCCACCGGCAAGATCCTGGCACTGGTGTCGGCCCCGTCCTACGACCCGAATCAGCTGGCCACCCACGACATCACCAAGCAGAACGCCGCCTGGGAGCAGCTGCGCGACGACCCGGCCTCGCCACTGACCAACCGCGCCGTCTCCGAGCGCTACCCACCCGGATCCACCTTCAAGGTGGTGACCACCGCCGCCGCGCTGGAAAACGGCATCGACGTCGGTGACCAGTTCACCTCGGCGCCGTCGATCCCGTTGCCGGACAGCACCGTCACCCTGGAGAACTACGGCGGCAACCCCTGCGGCTCCGGACCCACGGCCACCCTGCAGGAAGCGTTCGCCCGGTCCTGCAACACGGCGTTCGTCCAGCTGGGTCTGCGGCTGGGCTCCGAGGCGCTGCGCAACACTGCCGAATCCTTCGGCCTCGACGACCCCCCGCCGACCATCCCGCTGCAGGTGGCCGAATCCACCGTCGGCCCGATCACCGACAGCGCCGCCCTGGGCATGTCGAGCATCGGTCAGAAGGACGTGGCGATGACGCCGCTGCAGAACGCCGTCGTCGCCGCCACCGTGGCCAACGGCGGCGTGACCATGACCCCGTACCTGGTGGACAGCCTGAAGGCGCCCGATCTGTCCAACATCAGCACCACCGCACCCACTGAGCAGCGGCGTGCGGTGTCTGCGCAGGTCGCGACTAAACTGACGGATTTGATGGTCGCCGCCGAGCAGAACACACAGCAGAGAGGGGCGATTTCCGGCGTGCAGATCGCATCCAAGACCGGTACCGCCGAGCACGGTACCGACCCCCGCAACACCCCGCCGCACGCGTGGTACATCGCGTTCGCGCCCGCCAAGGATCCCAAGGTGGCCGTCGCCGTGCTGGTCGAGAACGGCGGCGATCGCCTTGATGCCACCGGTGGCGCCGTGGCGGCACCCATCGGACGCGCGGTGATCGCGGCAGCATTGCAGGGAGGGTCGTAG
- a CDS encoding FtsW/RodA/SpoVE family cell cycle protein has product MTTAPQSPVAVTPPLPNRRNAELLLLCFATVITAVALLIVEANQEQGLSLDLISYTVAYLALFAGAHLTIRRFAPYADPLLLPVVALLNGLGLVMIHRLDLAIGAAEVSSGPSANQQVLWTLVGVIGFSLVLILLKDHRQLSRYGYVCGLAGIILLMIPAVLPAAYSETNGAKIWIRLPGFSIQPAEFSKILLLVFFAAVLVAKRDLFTSAGKHVLGMDLPRPRDLAPLLAAWIVSIGVMVFEKDLGTSLLLYASFLLMVYIATDRLSWVIIGLSLFAAGSIAAYNLFGHVQVRVQNWLDPFADPDGAGYQMVQSLFSFATGGIFGTGLGNGQPGTVPAASTDFIIAAVGEELGLVGLAGVLMLYAIVIIRGLRTAIAVRDSFGKLLAAGLACTLGIQLFIVVGGVTKLIPLTGLTTPWMSYGGSSLVANYLLLALLVRISHAARRPIMGPGNQQPIASAGTEVISKV; this is encoded by the coding sequence GTGACCACCGCGCCTCAGTCGCCGGTAGCCGTCACTCCCCCACTCCCCAACCGGCGCAACGCGGAACTGTTGTTGCTGTGCTTCGCCACCGTGATCACCGCGGTGGCGCTGCTGATCGTGGAAGCCAATCAGGAACAGGGGCTGAGCCTGGACCTGATCAGCTACACCGTGGCCTACCTGGCGCTGTTCGCCGGTGCGCACCTGACCATCCGCCGATTCGCCCCCTACGCCGATCCGCTGCTGCTGCCGGTGGTGGCGCTGCTCAACGGTCTCGGTCTGGTGATGATCCACCGCCTCGACCTGGCCATCGGCGCCGCCGAGGTGTCCTCGGGTCCCAGCGCCAATCAGCAGGTGCTCTGGACGCTGGTGGGGGTGATCGGCTTCTCCCTGGTGCTCATCCTCCTCAAGGACCACCGACAGCTCTCACGCTACGGCTACGTGTGCGGCCTGGCCGGAATCATCCTGCTCATGATCCCCGCGGTGCTGCCCGCCGCCTACTCCGAGACCAACGGCGCCAAGATCTGGATCCGCTTGCCCGGCTTCTCGATTCAGCCCGCCGAGTTCTCCAAGATCCTGCTGCTGGTGTTCTTCGCCGCCGTGCTGGTGGCCAAACGCGACCTGTTCACCAGCGCCGGCAAGCACGTGCTGGGCATGGACCTGCCGCGCCCACGCGACCTGGCGCCGCTGCTGGCCGCCTGGATCGTCTCCATCGGCGTGATGGTCTTCGAGAAAGACCTGGGCACCTCACTGCTGCTGTACGCGTCGTTCCTGTTGATGGTCTACATCGCCACCGACCGGCTGTCCTGGGTGATCATCGGGCTGTCGCTGTTCGCCGCAGGAAGCATTGCGGCATACAACCTCTTCGGCCATGTCCAGGTCCGGGTGCAGAACTGGCTGGACCCGTTCGCCGACCCCGACGGCGCCGGTTACCAGATGGTGCAGTCGCTGTTCAGCTTCGCCACCGGCGGCATCTTCGGCACCGGCCTGGGCAACGGCCAGCCCGGCACCGTGCCCGCCGCCTCCACCGACTTCATCATCGCCGCGGTGGGGGAGGAGCTGGGCCTGGTGGGCCTGGCGGGTGTGCTGATGCTCTACGCCATCGTCATCATCCGCGGGCTACGCACCGCGATCGCCGTGCGCGACAGCTTCGGCAAGCTACTGGCCGCCGGGCTGGCCTGCACGCTGGGCATCCAGCTGTTCATCGTGGTCGGCGGCGTGACGAAGCTGATCCCGCTGACCGGGCTCACCACGCCGTGGATGTCCTACGGCGGGTCGTCGCTGGTGGCCAACTACCTGCTGCTGGCGCTGCTGGTGCGCATCTCGCACGCGGCGCGCCGCCCGATCATGGGGCCCGGTAACCAGCAGCCCATCGCATCCGCGGGCACCGAGGTGATCTCGAAGGTATGA
- a CDS encoding PP2C family protein-serine/threonine phosphatase, whose protein sequence is MTLVLRYAARSDRGLVRANNEDSVYAGARLLALADGMGGHAAGEVASQLVIAALAHLDDDEPGGDLLSKLESAVHDGNAAIAAHVEMEPELEGMGTTLTAILFAGNRLGLVHIGDSRGYLLRDGELTQITKDDTFVQTLVDEGRITAEEAHSHPQRSLIMRALTGHEVEPTLIMREARTGDRYLLCSDGLSDPVSFETIAEALQIEDVTASADRLIELALRGGGPDNVTVVVADVVDYDYGQTQPILAGAVSGQDDDGPAPNTAAGRAAAFNPKRAAAAKRVVPQPEPPSKRPRSRRRLILAITVIALLVLAGLVVTRQIIRSNYYVAEYDGTVSVMRGIQSSFLGIPLQEPHLLGCLNDRNELSQISYGQAGDNLNCRLMQLQDLRPSERTQVAAGLPGGSLDEAIDQLRERARSSLLPPCVVPAPPTPTTTRRPSPSPSATLPQNPSATPGIGPSPSPSAQPSPSATPAPATTTRPAAPQDSEPTASPTAATPPPPPVTTSPSPTATALPTAAPEPGVNCRAAT, encoded by the coding sequence GTGACGTTGGTTCTGCGCTACGCCGCCCGCAGCGACCGCGGCCTCGTTCGCGCCAACAACGAGGACTCGGTGTACGCCGGGGCGCGGCTGTTGGCCCTGGCCGACGGCATGGGCGGGCACGCCGCCGGTGAGGTGGCCTCCCAGCTGGTGATTGCCGCGCTGGCCCACCTGGATGACGACGAGCCCGGCGGCGACCTGCTGAGCAAACTCGAGTCCGCGGTCCACGACGGCAACGCCGCCATTGCCGCCCATGTCGAGATGGAACCCGAGCTCGAGGGCATGGGAACCACGCTGACGGCAATCCTGTTCGCCGGCAATCGACTTGGCCTGGTGCACATCGGCGACTCCCGCGGTTACCTGCTGCGCGACGGTGAGCTCACCCAGATCACCAAGGACGACACCTTCGTCCAGACCCTGGTGGACGAGGGTCGCATCACCGCCGAGGAGGCACACAGTCACCCGCAGCGCTCCCTGATCATGCGCGCGCTCACCGGCCACGAGGTGGAGCCCACGCTGATCATGCGCGAGGCCCGCACCGGCGACCGCTACCTGCTGTGCTCCGACGGCCTGTCCGATCCGGTGAGCTTCGAGACCATTGCCGAAGCGCTGCAGATCGAGGACGTGACCGCCAGCGCCGACCGGCTGATCGAACTCGCGCTGCGCGGCGGCGGACCCGACAACGTCACCGTCGTGGTGGCCGACGTGGTCGACTACGACTACGGCCAGACCCAGCCCATCCTGGCCGGCGCAGTGTCCGGCCAGGACGACGACGGCCCGGCGCCCAACACCGCGGCCGGCCGGGCCGCGGCCTTCAACCCCAAACGCGCTGCGGCCGCCAAACGTGTTGTCCCGCAACCGGAGCCGCCTTCCAAAAGACCCCGATCACGGCGCAGACTGATCCTCGCCATCACCGTGATCGCGCTGCTGGTGCTGGCCGGGTTGGTGGTCACCCGCCAGATCATCCGCAGTAACTACTACGTGGCCGAATACGACGGCACCGTGTCGGTGATGCGGGGCATCCAGAGTTCGTTCCTGGGCATCCCGCTGCAAGAACCGCACCTGCTCGGCTGCCTCAACGACCGCAACGAGCTGTCCCAGATCAGCTACGGGCAGGCCGGCGACAATCTCAACTGCCGACTCATGCAGCTGCAGGACCTGCGCCCGTCCGAGCGCACCCAAGTGGCCGCGGGCCTGCCCGGCGGATCGCTCGACGAGGCCATCGACCAGCTGCGTGAACGGGCCCGTAGCTCGCTGCTGCCGCCGTGCGTCGTCCCTGCCCCGCCGACGCCCACCACCACCCGCCGGCCGTCGCCGTCGCCGTCGGCAACCTTGCCCCAGAACCCCTCTGCCACACCGGGAATCGGGCCGTCGCCCTCGCCGTCAGCCCAGCCGTCCCCGTCGGCCACGCCGGCACCCGCCACCACCACGCGGCCCGCGGCCCCGCAGGACTCCGAGCCCACCGCCTCCCCCACCGCGGCCACCCCACCCCCGCCGCCGGTCACCACCTCGCCGTCACCGACCGCCACCGCGCTGCCCACCGCGGCGCCGGAGCCGGGCGTCAACTGCCGGGCGGCGACGTGA